The genome window ATGCGGCCCGCATTTTTGACTTATACCAAGAAGCCCTTTTTGAACTCAATCGCTTCAAGAAAGAACTGGCGGGACACCTGCGGCTGGGTGCCAGCTCGACCATTGCGCAGTATTTGATCTCGCCGCTTTTGGCTTCTTTTTACGAAAAATCGCCGCAGATTGAGCTGAGCCTTTTGACGGGAAATACCGAACAAATTGAAAACGCCCTGCTGACCAAAGAAATTGAACTGGGCATTGTCGAAGGGAAAAAGCACAACGCTTCCCTGAAGTATTACGATTTTATGGAAGATGAGCTGGTGGCAGTCGTCTATAAAAACAGTCGCTTTGCCCACCTGAACGAAATTTCCCTCACCGAGTTGAGTACGATTCCGCTGGTTCTGCGCGAACGCGGTTCCGGCACCCTGGAGGTTATTGAAAGTGCTTTGCGCGACCACGGCCTGCGCCTTGACAACCTGCCCATCGTGATGCACCTGGGCAGTACCGAAAGCATAAAGTCATTTCTGGAGCATGCCAATTGCCTTTCATTTGTCTCAACCTGGGCCATCAAAAAAGAGGTTGCTGCCGGTGAGATCAAGGTCATTAAAATAACCAACCTCCGCATGACCCGCACCTTTAGTTTTGTGCATATGCAGGGCCAGCCCGAAGGTTTGGCCTCTACATTTATGACCTTTGCCGGTCGGCATTACCAGAAATCATAATTTGTTAAAATCAAAAGGGAACCTCTATTTAGGCCAACCTAAGTTCTTTTGTCGTATTTTGCGCCCGCCTCTTATACTACAATTGACAATTTCACCATGAATAAAACATTGATCTTAGGGCTGTGGCTTTTGGGCATTGCTTCGGCAACGGCTCAGGTTGCGGATAAAAAGCCCGCTCCGAAAAAAAACGAGTCTTCTTTTCTCTCCAAGCTTCGCAAAAAGCCAGCCTCTACGGATACAACTGCTGCCTCGACTAGGCCGGATTCCAGCGCTACCAAAGAAAGCTCGGTCTTAACCCATATCGTGCGGCAGGGCGAAACGTACCAATCCATCGCTCGGCTGTATGACGTTACCGTTGGTCAGGTGTTGTTCTGGAATAAACTAACCTTTAAAAAGCCACTGCACACGGGCCAGCGCCTCCTGATCGATACTGCCGAGGAACTGGAAGAAAAGATGGAAAGTGCGCCGCCCGCCACCGCAACGGCTCCGACAATAACCCCACCAGCAACAAGCTCGCAACCAGAAGCCGTAAAATCAGACGCGCAGACGGCCGTTACCAACCCCGCCGATTATCATACTGTCAAAGAAGGCGAAACCCTTTTCCGTATAGCCCAGTTGTATCAAGTCAGTGAGGATAATCTGCGCACCTGGAATAAGCTGCGAAACAACAGCATCCGACAGGGGCAAT of Tellurirhabdus bombi contains these proteins:
- a CDS encoding LysR family transcriptional regulator; this encodes MEDFRLKVFYSVARNRSFTKASSELFITQPAVTKHIKALEDALGLRLFERRGNTILLTQPGEVLFEYAARIFDLYQEALFELNRFKKELAGHLRLGASSTIAQYLISPLLASFYEKSPQIELSLLTGNTEQIENALLTKEIELGIVEGKKHNASLKYYDFMEDELVAVVYKNSRFAHLNEISLTELSTIPLVLRERGSGTLEVIESALRDHGLRLDNLPIVMHLGSTESIKSFLEHANCLSFVSTWAIKKEVAAGEIKVIKITNLRMTRTFSFVHMQGQPEGLASTFMTFAGRHYQKS
- a CDS encoding LysM peptidoglycan-binding domain-containing protein; this encodes MNKTLILGLWLLGIASATAQVADKKPAPKKNESSFLSKLRKKPASTDTTAASTRPDSSATKESSVLTHIVRQGETYQSIARLYDVTVGQVLFWNKLTFKKPLHTGQRLLIDTAEELEEKMESAPPATATAPTITPPATSSQPEAVKSDAQTAVTNPADYHTVKEGETLFRIAQLYQVSEDNLRTWNKLRNNSIRQGQLLKIRP